In one Nostoc sp. KVJ3 genomic region, the following are encoded:
- the leuS gene encoding leucine--tRNA ligase, protein MDSRYNPAAIEEKWQKTWIELGLDKTPTSGNKPKFYALSMFPYPSGSLHMGHVRNYTITDVIARLKRMQGYRVIHPMGWDAFGLPAENAAIDRGVPPAKWTYQNMAQMRQQLQRLGLSIDWECELATCSPDYYKWTQWIFLQFLQAGLAYQKEAAVNWDPIDQTVLANEQVDNEGRSWRSGAIVERKLLRQWFFKITDYAEELLNDLDKLTGWPERVKSMQTNWIGKSTGAYLEFPIVGIDEKIGVYTTRPDTVYGVSYLVLAPEHPLTKRVTTKEQLGSVEAFIKEVANQSELERTSEDKPKRGIPTGGKAINPFTGEEVPIWIADYVLYEYGTGAVMGVPAHDVRDFKFAKNYDLPIDFVIASPGDVAGFDLTPTSEIDDEVTQLIQIDYNEAYTEPGILINSGAFTGMTSTDAKQAIVEYAEQQSFGKVRVQYRLRDWLISRQRYWGAPIPVIHCPNCGIVPVPDKDLPVQLPEEVEFTGRGGSPLTQLESWVNVPCPTCSTPAKRETDTMDTFIDSSWYFLRFPDAKNEQQVFDSSKVNDWMPVNQYVGGIEHAILHLLYSRFFTKVLRDRGLLNFDEPFQRLLTQGMVQGLTYLNPNKGGKDKWIPSNLVNSADPRDPQTGEPLQRLYATMSKSKGNGVAPEDVIAKYGVDTARMFILFKAPPEKDLEWDEADVEGQFRFLNRVWRLVTDYIAAGVSRKQAQLSDLTKAEKELRRAIHTAIQAVTEDVEDEYQFNTAISELMKLSNALTDADGKNSPIYAEGIRTLVVLLAPFAPHIADELWHLLGENDSVHTQTWPAFDPAALIADEITLVIQVMGKTRGAIQVPAQADKAALEKYARESEIAQRYIDGKEIKKVIVVPGKLVNFVVS, encoded by the coding sequence GTGGATTCCCGATACAACCCAGCAGCAATTGAGGAAAAATGGCAAAAAACATGGATAGAACTTGGCTTAGATAAGACACCTACATCTGGCAACAAGCCAAAATTTTACGCTTTATCCATGTTCCCTTATCCATCGGGCAGCCTACACATGGGTCACGTCCGTAATTATACAATTACCGATGTGATTGCCCGCCTCAAGCGAATGCAAGGGTATCGGGTAATCCACCCAATGGGTTGGGATGCCTTTGGCTTGCCGGCAGAAAACGCCGCTATCGACCGTGGTGTGCCGCCAGCAAAGTGGACTTATCAAAATATGGCCCAGATGCGGCAACAATTGCAGCGTCTTGGTTTATCCATCGACTGGGAATGTGAACTTGCTACTTGTTCGCCAGATTATTACAAGTGGACGCAATGGATTTTCTTGCAGTTTTTGCAAGCCGGGTTAGCTTACCAAAAAGAAGCAGCAGTAAACTGGGATCCTATTGATCAAACTGTATTAGCAAACGAGCAAGTTGATAACGAAGGGCGTTCTTGGCGCAGTGGTGCAATAGTTGAGCGCAAATTGCTGCGGCAGTGGTTTTTTAAGATTACCGACTATGCCGAAGAATTACTTAATGACTTAGATAAATTGACAGGTTGGCCGGAACGCGTCAAATCAATGCAGACAAACTGGATTGGTAAATCTACAGGCGCTTACCTAGAATTTCCCATCGTTGGTATAGATGAAAAAATTGGCGTGTACACCACCCGCCCAGATACTGTTTATGGTGTCAGCTACCTGGTGTTAGCACCAGAACATCCCTTAACAAAGCGTGTCACCACAAAAGAACAACTTGGGTCAGTAGAAGCTTTTATTAAAGAAGTTGCCAATCAAAGTGAGTTGGAACGTACCTCTGAAGACAAACCGAAGCGGGGTATCCCCACAGGTGGCAAGGCAATTAACCCATTTACAGGGGAAGAAGTGCCGATTTGGATTGCTGACTATGTACTGTATGAGTATGGTACTGGGGCAGTGATGGGTGTACCAGCACATGATGTCCGGGATTTTAAGTTTGCGAAAAATTACGATTTGCCAATTGATTTTGTCATCGCTTCACCAGGCGATGTTGCAGGTTTTGACTTAACTCCAACATCAGAGATTGATGATGAAGTAACACAACTCATCCAGATTGATTATAACGAGGCATACACTGAACCAGGAATTTTAATTAATTCTGGGGCTTTTACTGGTATGACTTCCACAGATGCTAAACAAGCGATCGTTGAATACGCCGAACAACAAAGTTTTGGTAAAGTACGGGTGCAATATCGCTTGCGGGATTGGTTGATTTCGCGGCAGCGTTACTGGGGCGCACCGATACCTGTAATTCACTGTCCCAACTGTGGGATAGTTCCAGTGCCTGACAAAGATTTACCAGTCCAGTTGCCGGAAGAGGTGGAATTTACTGGACGTGGTGGTTCACCTTTAACTCAGTTAGAAAGCTGGGTAAATGTGCCTTGTCCAACTTGTAGCACTCCAGCGAAGCGAGAAACTGACACGATGGATACTTTTATTGATTCTTCGTGGTATTTCTTGCGCTTCCCTGACGCTAAGAATGAACAACAGGTTTTCGATTCCAGTAAAGTGAATGACTGGATGCCAGTCAATCAGTATGTGGGTGGAATTGAACACGCGATTTTACATTTGTTGTATTCCCGATTCTTTACTAAGGTTCTGCGGGATAGAGGGTTACTAAACTTTGATGAACCCTTCCAACGCCTGTTAACTCAAGGGATGGTACAGGGTTTAACTTACCTAAATCCCAATAAAGGCGGCAAAGATAAATGGATTCCTTCTAATCTGGTAAATTCAGCTGACCCCCGCGATCCTCAGACAGGCGAACCTTTGCAACGTCTCTATGCCACCATGTCTAAGTCTAAGGGCAACGGTGTCGCACCAGAAGATGTCATTGCCAAATACGGTGTAGATACAGCGCGGATGTTCATCTTGTTTAAAGCGCCGCCAGAAAAAGACCTGGAATGGGATGAAGCCGATGTGGAAGGACAATTCCGCTTTCTAAATCGGGTTTGGCGTTTGGTGACGGATTATATTGCGGCTGGGGTATCCCGTAAACAAGCCCAACTCTCTGATTTAACTAAGGCAGAAAAGGAATTGCGGCGGGCGATTCACACGGCTATTCAAGCAGTGACAGAAGACGTAGAAGACGAATATCAATTCAACACAGCTATTTCCGAATTGATGAAGTTGAGTAATGCCTTAACTGATGCCGATGGGAAAAATTCACCAATTTACGCAGAAGGTATTCGGACTTTAGTAGTATTGCTAGCACCCTTTGCACCACACATTGCTGATGAATTGTGGCATTTGTTGGGTGAAAATGATTCCGTTCACACTCAAACTTGGCCAGCATTTGACCCTGCTGCTTTGATAGCTGATGAAATCACTTTAGTGATTCAAGTTATGGGTAAAACTCGTGGGGCGATTCAAGTACCAGCACAAGCTGATAAAGCAGCGTTGGAGAAATACGCCCGTGAATCAGAAATTGCCCAGCGTTACATTGATGGTAAAGAGATTAAAAAGGTAATTGTCGTGCCTGGAAAGTTGGTGAATTTTGTAGTTAGCTAA
- a CDS encoding gamma-glutamylcyclotransferase — protein MVESNINFSDLVRVFVYGTLKPGEANYQKYCADKVIDFVQGKLFALPMGYPGMTLGDSQIQGYLLSFANPKILNELDVLENYQPNRQPPENLYNRQIIEVYEQKSLSLGWAWVYLMTLEQVDQFQGFLQPDGWWSGCGLTAK, from the coding sequence ATGGTTGAATCAAATATAAATTTTTCTGATTTGGTGCGGGTTTTTGTCTACGGCACACTCAAACCAGGTGAAGCTAATTATCAAAAATACTGTGCTGATAAAGTAATAGATTTTGTACAAGGAAAATTGTTTGCTCTGCCAATGGGCTACCCAGGGATGACGCTAGGCGATAGCCAAATTCAAGGGTATTTACTATCTTTTGCGAACCCAAAAATTTTAAATGAGCTAGATGTGCTGGAAAATTACCAGCCCAATAGACAGCCACCAGAAAACCTCTATAATCGACAAATTATCGAGGTTTATGAGCAAAAGTCGCTCTCTCTGGGTTGGGCTTGGGTTTATTTAATGACTCTAGAGCAAGTTGACCAATTCCAGGGCTTCCTTCAACCTGATGGCTGGTGGAGTGGCTGTGGTTTAACTGCAAAGTAG
- a CDS encoding anti-sigma factor family protein, with translation MTTDSQFSDRSPLQLTQDLSDGMAKHTNESTGLTDMVKRDRFELLSAYLDGEVTASERKQVEEWLANDASVQCLYARLLKLRQGLRTLPIPTTQESPEVIVQQVLTRLRRRSRFNWMAGGAAVAACVIGAVSSLVPGGSSLPQLAQRPQKQPIQTSSASIIPPSPLMVGLNNPVIEIPKAAVASPENLIYPVQPQRHDSKQDIN, from the coding sequence ATGACTACTGATTCTCAGTTTTCCGACCGTTCTCCTTTGCAACTTACTCAAGATTTGTCAGATGGAATGGCCAAGCATACCAATGAATCAACAGGTCTTACAGATATGGTGAAGCGCGATCGCTTCGAGTTGTTGAGTGCTTATCTCGATGGTGAAGTCACAGCCTCCGAACGCAAGCAAGTAGAAGAATGGCTGGCAAATGATGCCTCGGTTCAATGCTTGTATGCCCGACTATTAAAGCTGCGCCAAGGCTTGCGGACTCTTCCAATACCCACAACCCAAGAGTCACCAGAAGTAATAGTTCAGCAAGTATTAACACGTTTGCGCCGCCGTTCCCGTTTCAACTGGATGGCTGGAGGTGCAGCCGTTGCCGCTTGTGTAATCGGTGCAGTATCTAGCTTAGTGCCTGGTGGTTCAAGTCTGCCGCAACTGGCGCAACGACCACAAAAGCAACCGATACAAACGTCCTCAGCGTCCATAATTCCACCTTCCCCTCTGATGGTGGGACTAAATAACCCGGTAATTGAAATTCCGAAAGCAGCGGTAGCTTCTCCAGAAAATCTAATCTATCCGGTACAGCCGCAACGACACGACTCTAAACAGGACATAAATTAA
- a CDS encoding sigma-70 family RNA polymerase sigma factor, which translates to MSQSITVSWSTVDAKYPEASVQVDKLPNHDLILRCQAGLRPDRVAFSELLRRYQSQVDRVLYHLAPDWADRADLAQEVWIRVYRNINRLQEPAKFRGWLSRIATNLFYDELRKRKRVVSPLSLDAPRSVEDGEMDWEIAGDTPGPEEELTTREFYEQLREAIADLPEVFRTTIILREIEGMAYEEIAEITGVSLGTVKSRIARARSRLQAHLQNYLDS; encoded by the coding sequence ATGAGTCAGTCGATTACTGTATCCTGGTCAACGGTTGATGCAAAGTATCCAGAAGCATCAGTGCAAGTTGACAAACTCCCTAACCACGATTTAATTTTGCGCTGTCAAGCGGGACTGCGACCAGATCGTGTTGCCTTTTCAGAACTATTACGCCGCTATCAAAGTCAAGTCGATCGAGTTCTATACCACCTAGCTCCAGATTGGGCTGACAGAGCCGATTTAGCTCAAGAAGTTTGGATTCGAGTGTATCGGAATATTAACCGATTACAAGAACCTGCGAAATTTCGGGGCTGGTTAAGCCGCATTGCCACCAACTTGTTTTACGACGAGTTGCGAAAACGCAAGCGGGTTGTTAGTCCTTTGTCACTGGATGCTCCCCGCTCGGTAGAGGACGGCGAGATGGATTGGGAAATTGCTGGTGATACCCCCGGGCCTGAAGAAGAACTGACAACTAGAGAATTTTACGAGCAATTGCGCGAAGCGATCGCGGATTTACCAGAAGTCTTTCGTACTACCATTATCCTGAGAGAAATCGAGGGCATGGCTTATGAAGAAATTGCCGAAATCACTGGAGTTTCTTTAGGAACTGTCAAGTCAAGAATAGCCAGAGCGAGATCGAGGTTGCAAGCTCACTTGCAGAATTATCTAGACTCCTAA
- a CDS encoding L,D-transpeptidase, with product MARNESLGRMVMLLCFGTAFLSLAVHWRITTAQRQSEKSASTLMRRDSTLSNSKGSHSEGVYKNLSQVNLGEIALGASVPPGEVAQGSTVQRAVTPKSSAIKPATKSKIIKKNVAKVADRSRIVRKTLPLRSSAIKPQTQPQIINKNVVKVTELPTKTRLVAQVESQNPVADSWPKGLWSQASAQQIPSNRVADAKTQVVVDLGDRRTYVYVGDEVIASYPIAVGKKGWETPTGSFQVIHMRHYPIWRHPITGKVFQAGTDSPLGDRWIGFWSDGRNEIGFHGTPDIDLVGTAVSHGCLRMRNSDVRMLYEQVSIGTTVLVRN from the coding sequence ATGGCAAGAAACGAATCTTTAGGGCGGATGGTAATGTTGCTTTGTTTTGGCACAGCATTTTTATCTTTAGCTGTCCATTGGCGCATTACTACGGCACAACGGCAATCTGAGAAGTCTGCATCTACTTTGATGCGGCGAGATTCTACCCTAAGCAATTCCAAGGGAAGTCACTCGGAGGGAGTCTATAAGAATCTTTCTCAAGTGAATTTAGGAGAAATTGCGCTGGGTGCATCTGTGCCACCTGGTGAAGTTGCCCAAGGCTCAACTGTCCAGAGGGCGGTTACACCAAAGTCCTCTGCTATTAAGCCTGCAACTAAGTCGAAAATAATTAAGAAAAATGTCGCGAAAGTAGCTGATAGAAGCAGAATAGTTCGGAAGACACTTCCACTCAGGTCTTCGGCAATTAAGCCTCAAACTCAGCCCCAAATCATTAATAAAAATGTAGTTAAAGTAACCGAACTACCAACTAAGACGCGGCTGGTGGCGCAAGTAGAAAGCCAAAATCCAGTTGCAGATAGTTGGCCAAAAGGTTTATGGTCTCAAGCTTCAGCCCAACAAATACCATCTAATAGAGTAGCAGATGCTAAAACGCAAGTGGTGGTTGATTTAGGCGATCGCCGCACCTACGTATATGTAGGAGATGAAGTGATAGCCAGCTACCCAATCGCTGTTGGTAAGAAAGGTTGGGAAACGCCTACAGGTTCTTTCCAGGTGATCCATATGCGACACTATCCGATTTGGCGTCACCCAATTACGGGCAAAGTATTTCAAGCTGGTACGGATAGCCCTTTGGGAGACAGATGGATTGGTTTTTGGTCAGATGGACGGAATGAAATTGGCTTTCATGGCACGCCGGATATCGATCTAGTAGGAACAGCTGTATCCCACGGCTGCTTAAGAATGCGTAATTCTGATGTCAGAATGCTTTATGAGCAAGTGAGTATAGGGACAACGGTTTTAGTGCGTAATTGA
- a CDS encoding late competence development ComFB family protein: MSIEKIVEQALQDGYLTPAMEAEVGRICDNASELSIEEYMALDRLMGALLTGEVVAVPRKQFINVMEELVLTEAIARVAEIEATSESSLDVGDIAAYALNRLPPLYATTEEGATFQRQTAVAQLQDLISQQVSEAINRYLDRPDFFPERQALGKNTGNEVVRQVSALLQTYAPNFEQKL; this comes from the coding sequence ATGAGTATCGAAAAAATTGTAGAACAAGCTCTCCAAGATGGTTATTTGACACCAGCAATGGAAGCAGAAGTCGGTAGAATCTGTGACAACGCCTCGGAACTCTCTATTGAAGAGTATATGGCGCTGGATCGGCTCATGGGAGCGCTATTGACTGGTGAGGTAGTGGCGGTACCTCGGAAACAATTCATTAACGTCATGGAAGAATTGGTATTGACCGAAGCGATCGCTCGAGTCGCAGAAATTGAAGCTACCAGCGAAAGTTCTCTAGATGTTGGGGATATTGCTGCCTACGCTCTCAATCGGCTGCCACCCCTTTATGCTACTACAGAAGAAGGTGCTACCTTCCAGCGTCAAACTGCTGTGGCACAACTGCAAGACTTAATTTCTCAGCAAGTAAGCGAAGCGATTAACCGTTACCTAGATCGACCCGATTTCTTCCCAGAACGGCAAGCTTTAGGCAAAAACACTGGCAACGAGGTTGTACGCCAAGTTAGTGCTTTACTCCAGACATACGCACCTAATTTTGAGCAAAAATTATAA
- a CDS encoding M23 family metallopeptidase, with the protein MIIENNASSSNKKLLGFDVKTLTANRRTINVLKGIFAVLPLTLTLPVDALQVKVIPTNPKLGDTLSVEINLDNPENGTNPTVVSGNNTYPAFETAPNQYRAFVPTTPLEKAGTRTLRIAGDGQVQNLAVNVLNRKFPVQRITLPPGKAGVDATEYELKRVAAFKALQTPEKYWNGVFLKPNAGRMSTNYGVRRYYNGTFAKDYYHRGLDYAGAAGSPVIAPASGRVALVGRVSQGFRIHGNVVGIDHGQGVTSIFMHLSRINVKEGDFVKAGQVIGAVGSTGAATGPHLHWGLYVNGQSVDPTPWQTKAVN; encoded by the coding sequence ATGATTATTGAGAATAATGCTAGTAGTTCAAACAAGAAATTGCTCGGTTTTGATGTCAAAACTTTGACAGCCAATCGCCGGACAATAAATGTGTTGAAGGGAATATTTGCCGTTCTCCCTCTCACCTTGACACTACCTGTAGATGCTTTACAAGTAAAGGTGATTCCTACTAATCCTAAATTAGGGGATACACTCTCGGTAGAGATTAATCTAGATAATCCTGAGAATGGTACAAATCCAACAGTGGTGAGTGGTAATAATACATATCCAGCCTTTGAAACTGCTCCTAATCAGTATCGGGCTTTTGTTCCCACAACTCCACTAGAAAAAGCTGGAACTAGAACACTTCGGATTGCAGGGGATGGTCAAGTACAAAACTTGGCAGTGAACGTACTTAATCGCAAATTCCCCGTACAACGCATTACTTTGCCACCTGGCAAAGCCGGAGTGGATGCTACAGAGTATGAACTTAAGCGCGTGGCGGCTTTCAAGGCACTACAAACACCAGAAAAGTATTGGAATGGAGTATTTCTGAAGCCAAATGCAGGGCGGATGAGTACAAACTATGGTGTACGTCGCTACTATAATGGTACATTTGCAAAGGACTACTATCATCGTGGTCTTGACTATGCTGGTGCTGCCGGTTCACCCGTGATTGCCCCAGCCTCTGGACGAGTTGCTTTGGTAGGTAGAGTATCCCAAGGGTTTCGGATACACGGTAACGTCGTTGGCATTGACCACGGTCAAGGAGTAACCAGTATTTTCATGCACCTAAGTCGGATTAACGTTAAAGAAGGTGATTTTGTGAAAGCTGGTCAAGTAATTGGCGCAGTAGGTTCAACAGGTGCTGCCACAGGGCCACATTTGCACTGGGGTCTGTATGTCAACGGCCAATCTGTAGATCCAACACCTTGGCAAACTAAGGCTGTTAACTAG
- a CDS encoding aspartate kinase, whose amino-acid sequence MALIVQKYGGTSVGSVERIQAVAGRVYKTVKAGNSLVVVVSAMGKTTDGLVKLANEISPNPNRREMDMLLSTGEQVTIALLSMALQELGQPAISMTGAQVGIVTEAEHSRARILHIETTRLSRHINAGKVVVVAGFQGTSNAGEMEITTLGRGGSDTSAVAIAAALGANFCEIYTDVPGILTTDPRLVAQAQLMDAITCNEMLELASLGAKVLHPRAVEIARNYGVPLVVRSSWTDEPGTWVTSAQPQGRSLINLEIARPVDAVEFDTDQAKVALLRVPDKPGVAARLFGEISRQKVDVDLIIQSIHEGNSNDIAFTVTTPILKRAEAVAAAIAPALRNPSNPKSDEAEVMIEHNIAKVSIVGAGMIGRPGVAAKMFATLAEAGVNIQMISTSEVKVSCVVDAAECDRAVIALRTAFEIEGGEQGAGGAGEVGGVGGVGGDKLILLSPSSPSSPSSPSSPSSPHHPPVRGVALDLNQARLAIRQLPDRPGMAAKLFGLLAQHNISVDMIIQSQRCRVINGVPRRDIAFTVSRIDGENAKKMLTQVAADLGWGEVVLDNAIAKVSIVGAGMVGQPGVAAKMFEALAQHQINIQMIATSEIKISCVVAQEQGVKALQAIHSAFGLAGSEKVVVPA is encoded by the coding sequence ATGGCGCTCATAGTTCAGAAATACGGTGGTACATCTGTCGGTTCGGTAGAACGCATTCAAGCTGTTGCAGGGCGTGTTTATAAAACTGTCAAAGCTGGAAACTCGCTTGTAGTAGTAGTTTCGGCAATGGGAAAAACCACCGATGGACTCGTCAAACTCGCTAATGAAATTTCTCCCAATCCTAACCGCCGGGAAATGGATATGTTGCTTTCCACTGGTGAACAAGTAACGATCGCTTTACTGAGCATGGCTTTGCAGGAACTCGGACAGCCCGCAATCTCAATGACTGGCGCTCAGGTAGGAATTGTTACCGAAGCAGAACACAGCCGCGCTCGGATTTTGCATATAGAAACTACTCGCCTCAGTCGCCACATTAATGCGGGTAAAGTAGTTGTTGTAGCAGGATTCCAAGGGACATCTAACGCCGGGGAAATGGAAATCACAACATTGGGGCGCGGTGGTTCTGATACCTCGGCGGTGGCGATCGCTGCCGCATTAGGAGCAAATTTTTGTGAAATTTATACAGATGTTCCAGGGATTCTAACTACAGACCCCCGCTTAGTTGCCCAAGCCCAATTGATGGATGCCATTACCTGCAACGAAATGTTGGAACTAGCCAGCTTGGGTGCAAAAGTGTTGCATCCCCGCGCTGTGGAAATTGCTCGGAACTATGGTGTTCCCCTTGTAGTCAGGTCTAGCTGGACAGATGAGCCAGGTACTTGGGTGACATCAGCCCAACCCCAAGGGCGATCGCTAATCAATCTCGAAATTGCCCGTCCGGTGGATGCTGTCGAATTTGACACTGACCAAGCAAAGGTCGCTTTGTTGCGCGTACCCGATAAACCAGGCGTAGCAGCAAGGTTATTCGGTGAAATTTCCCGGCAAAAAGTAGACGTAGATTTGATTATTCAGTCAATTCATGAAGGTAACAGTAATGACATTGCTTTTACTGTGACAACACCAATATTAAAACGAGCAGAAGCAGTAGCCGCAGCGATCGCCCCTGCACTGAGAAATCCATCTAACCCCAAATCTGACGAAGCCGAGGTAATGATAGAACATAACATTGCCAAAGTCAGCATTGTAGGTGCAGGAATGATTGGCCGTCCTGGTGTGGCTGCAAAAATGTTTGCCACCCTAGCTGAGGCTGGTGTGAATATTCAAATGATTTCCACCAGCGAAGTGAAAGTAAGTTGCGTAGTCGATGCCGCAGAATGCGATCGCGCCGTTATAGCACTCCGCACCGCCTTTGAAATAGAGGGAGGGGAGCAGGGAGCAGGGGGAGCAGGGGAAGTAGGGGGAGTAGGGGGAGTAGGGGGAGACAAATTAATTCTCTTATCTCCCTCATCTCCCTCATCTCCCTCATCCCCCTCATCCCCCTCATCCCCCCATCACCCTCCCGTTCGCGGTGTTGCTTTAGACTTGAATCAAGCACGTCTTGCTATTCGCCAATTACCAGATCGGCCAGGGATGGCGGCAAAGTTGTTTGGACTATTAGCGCAGCATAATATTAGCGTTGACATGATTATCCAATCTCAGCGCTGTCGGGTGATTAATGGTGTTCCCAGGCGAGATATTGCCTTTACAGTCTCGCGGATAGACGGGGAAAATGCCAAAAAAATGCTTACCCAAGTAGCAGCAGATTTAGGATGGGGGGAAGTTGTTTTAGATAATGCGATCGCGAAAGTAAGTATTGTCGGTGCAGGGATGGTGGGACAACCAGGTGTTGCGGCAAAAATGTTTGAAGCGCTAGCCCAACACCAAATTAATATTCAAATGATTGCCACCTCAGAAATTAAAATTAGTTGTGTTGTGGCACAAGAGCAAGGTGTTAAAGCTTTGCAAGCTATTCATAGTGCTTTTGGACTGGCTGGTAGTGAGAAAGTTGTTGTACCAGCGTAG